CGCGGGAGAAGGGCCGCCGGCTCACGGCGGATCCCTACGAGTAGGTGGGCCTGCACCTGTACTGCGTGACGCCCGCCGAGCACCTGCCGCACGAGGTGACGGGCCTGGACGACGTTCCGGTAGCGGCAGTGCTCGTCGATGGGCTGGCCGTCTGGGTGTCCGACATGGACGCGCCCGCGCGCGCGTCCATCGAGTCGGCACAGCGGCATCACGCGGTGGTGGAAGCCGCGATGCAGAGCGTGACCCCGGTACCGCTCCGGTTCGGGCAGTGGCTCCCCGACGAGGATGCGGTGCGCACGCGAGCAGCGGCGCGGGCGGCAGAATGGAGGGAACAGCTGCTGGCTCTGGCCGGCAGGGCCGAGTTCACCGTGCGCATCCTCGATCCGGCCGTCG
This genomic stretch from Longimicrobiales bacterium harbors:
- a CDS encoding GvpL/GvpF family gas vesicle protein, which codes for MGLHLYCVTPAEHLPHEVTGLDDVPVAAVLVDGLAVWVSDMDAPARASIESAQRHHAVVEAAMQSVTPVPLRFGQWLPDEDAVRTRAAARAAEWREQLLALAGRAEFTVRILDPAVDGPARDVRAEPAGSGRAYLEAVAARRAAREQRFARGRAVAAEIEAALAGYVVRTRVDALDTTHGLATVAFLVDRDSAGRYRSALDRATAAHPGLHFLTSGPWPPWSFAT